The proteins below are encoded in one region of Saccharomyces kudriavzevii IFO 1802 strain IFO1802 genome assembly, chromosome: 5:
- the SKDI05G2690 gene encoding mannitol dehydrogenase family protein produces the protein MTKQNETKTASLNAKTLKSFQSALPIPTYNREGVKQGIVHLGVGAFHRSHLAVFMHRLMQDHNLKDWSICGVGLMKADAAMRDAMKAQDCLYTVVERGIKDANAYVVGSITAYMYAPDDPRAVIEKMASPDTHIVSLTVTENGYYHSEATNSLMADAPEIVNDLNHPEKPDTLYGYLYEALLLRYKKGLTPFTIMSCDNMPQNGVTVKTMLVAFAKLKKDEKFAAWIEDKVTSPNSMVDRVTPRCTDKERKYVADTWGIKDQCPVVAEPFIQWVLEDNFSDGRPPWELVGVQVVKDVDSYELMKLRLLNGGHSAMGYLGYLAGYTYIHEVVNDPTINKYIRVLMHEEVIPLLPKVPGVDFEEYTASVLERFSNPAIQDTVARICLMGSGKMPKYVLPSIYEQLRKPNGKYKLLAVCVAGWFRYLTGVDMDGKPFEIEDPMAPILKAAAVKGGRDPHELLNIEVLFSPEIRENKAFVAQLTHSLETVYDKGPLAAVNEILDQV, from the coding sequence atgacaaaacaaaacgaaACAAAAACTGCCAGTTTGAACGCTAAAACTCTTAAGAGTTTTCAATCTGCCTTACCAATACCTACTTACAACAGAGAAGGTGTTAAACAAGGGATCGTCCATCTAGGGGTCGGTGCATTCCACCGTTCCCATTTGGCCGTTTTCATGCATCGCTTGATGCAAGACCACAATTTGAAAGACTGGTCCATCTGCGGTGTTGGTTTAATGAAGGCAGATGCTGCTATGCGCGATGCCATGAAGGCCCAAGATTGCCTGTACACCGTCGTGGAGCGCGGTATCAAAGACGCCAATGCCTACGTTGTCGGTTCCATCACCGCCTATATGTACGCACCCGATGATCCAAGAGctgttattgaaaagatggcCAGTCCAGACACACACATTGTATCTCTGACCGTCACCGAAAACGGTTACTACCACAGTGAGGCAACAAACTCTTTGATGGCTGATGCTCCCGAGATTGTCAACGATTTGAATCACCCAGAGAAGCCGGACACTCTCTACGGGTACCTGTATGAGGCTCTATTACTGCGTTACAAAAAAGGCCTCACTCCCTTCACCATCATGTCGTGCGATAACATGCCCCAGAACGGTGTCACAGTCAAGACTATGCTTGTTGCGTTTGCCAAGTTaaagaaggatgaaaaattcgcTGCTTGGATTGAAGACAAGGTCACTTCTCCCAACAGCATGGTTGATCGTGTGACACCACGCTGTACCGACAAGGAGCGTAAGTACGTCGCTGACACATGGGGTATTAAGGACCAATGTCCGGTTGTTGCCGAGCCTTTCATCCAATGGGTTCTTGAAGACAACTTCTCTGACGGTCGTCCTCCTTGGGAACTTGTTGGCGTCCAGGTTGTCAAGGACGTGGACTCCTATGAATTGATGAAGCTACGTCTGCTTAACGGTGGGCACTCCGCTATGGGATACTTGGGATACTTGGCAGGCTACACCTATATACATGAGGTTGTCAACGACCCAACTATCAACAAGTATATCCGTGTTCTAATGCATGAGGAAGTTATCCCATTGTTACCCAAAGTGCCAGGCGTCGATTTCGAAGAGTACACTGCGTCTGTGTTGGAAAGATTCTCTAACCCAGCAATTCAGGACACCGTTGCCCGTATCTGTTTGATGGGCTCAGGTAAGATGCCTAAGTACGTTTTACCCTCCATCTACGAGCAGCTACGTAAACCAAATGGCAAGTACAAGCTGCTGGCCGTGTGTGTCGCTGGTTGGTTCCGTTATCTGACCGGTGTTGACATGGACGGAAAACCATTTGAAATTGAGGACCCTATGGCCCCAATTTTGAAGGCAGCTGCCGTTAAGGGCGGTAGAGATCCCCACGAATTGCTGAACATCGAAGTTCTTTTCAGTCCTGAGATTCGTGAAAACAAGGCCTTTGTTGCGCAGTTAACCCACTCGCTCGAGACAGTCTATGATAAAGGGCCACTTGCCGCTGTGAACGAAATTCTAGATCAAGTGTGA
- the SKDI05G2700 gene encoding uncharacterized protein: MCLTTSCRGQRTSVPLADEVERLLGGHHADVVFECSGADICIDAGVKTSKIGGTMGKNYTNFPIAEVDGKKMRLIGCFRYSFGNYRDAVNLVASGKVNVKPLITHRFKFEDAAKAYDYNIANGGEVVKTIIAGPE, translated from the coding sequence ATGTGTTTGACAACAAGTTGCAGAGGGCAAAGGACTTCGGTGCCACTGGCAGACGAGGTCGAAAGGCTCTTGGGCGGACATCATGCAGATGTCGTGTTCGAGTGTTCGGGCGCTGATATCTGCATTGACGCCGGTGTCAAAACCAGCAAAATTGGAGGAACCATGGGCAAAAACTACACCAACTTTCCAATTGCAGAAGTAGATGGcaagaaaatgagattAATCGGATGTTTCCGTTATTCGTTCGGCAATTACCGCGACGCAGTGAACTTGGTTGCTTCGGGAAAAGTCAATGTCAAGCCCTTGATAACGCACAGATTCAAGTTCGAGGACGCGGCTAAGGCCTATGATTACAATATCGCAAATGGCGGCGAGGTGGTCAAGACCATCATTGCCGGCCCTGAATGA
- the SKDI05G2710 gene encoding acetate uptake transporter family protein — MEPISSVSSSQGSMRETKQTQNVEVLPQTPGESKERPNCRHIESVGDYILIGDQFFKKSDFVNTFLEDSGPEMSNEQPRQAAFANPLPLGLASFSFMCLTLGLANARVRGVTNLYLLNASFIFGGAVVLLSGLLSFCVGDTFCMTVFGSFGGFWISWGCLNLEQFGVAKAYADNPQEMQNILGFYLAGWTVFNFLVMVCSMKSTWGIFLLLLFLDLTFLMLCIGSFTQSVNAFMAGGYFGILSSCCGWYSLYCSIANKDSTYVPLIAYPMPGAHIV; from the coding sequence ATGGAACCTATATCTTCAGTATCCTCATCCCAAGGCAGTATGagagaaacaaaacaaacCCAAAATGTAGAAGTACTCCCACAGACGCCGGGTGAAAGCAAAGAAAGACCCAACTGCAGACACATTGAGTCTGTTGGTGACTACATTCTGATTGGcgaccaatttttcaaaaaaagcgATTTCGTGAATACCTTCTTGGAAGACTCCGGTCCCGAGATGAGCAATGAGCAACCAAGACAAGCTGCTTTTGCAAATCCTCTTCCACTTGGGTTGGCCTCTTTCTCGTTCATGTGTTTGACGTTAGGATTGGCTAATGCAAGAGTGCGCGGAGTCACCAATCTCTACCTGTTGAACGCgtcctttatttttggtgGCGCCGTTGTTTTGCTGTCAGGGCTGCTGTCCTTCTGTGTTGGTGACACCTTTTGTATGACAGTCTTTGGCTCATTTGGGGGGTTTTGGATAAGTTGGGGGTGTCTAAACCTCGAGCAATTCGGTGTGGCCAAAGCCTATGCCGATAACCCTCAGGAAATGCAGAACATACTAGGGTTTTACCTCGCCGGATGGACCGTGTTTAATTTCTTGGTCATGGTATGCTCCATGAAGAGCACTTGGGGGATATTTCTACTTCTACTTTTCCTAGACTTGACGTTTTTAATGTTGTGCATCGGCTCTTTCACGCAAAGTGTCAATGCGTTCATGGCAGGGGGATATTTTGGTATATTGAGCAGCTGTTGTGGTTGGTATTCATTATATTGTTCAATCGCGAACAAGGATAGTACCTATGTTCCTCTGATTGCATACCCAATGCCAGGAGCTCATATTGTGTAA
- the SKDI05G2720 gene encoding uncharacterized protein — MCEHQLTQEDLEFDKKHIWHPYTSIITPLKVYPVSKAEGSYLYLDDGSKVVDGMASWWCVQQGYNNPRLNAAAISQINKMSHVMFGGITHKPAIDFCRKLLSLLPDDLECALLADSGSISVDIAMKMALRYHNSLGYTSKKRFLTIKKGYHGDAFGAVSVCDPVNSRHSAYNGFLAENIFCKAPEIRFDCSEEDVEQLVEELDVKPFARLIEDNHNEISGVVMESIVQGAGGLRMYHPYFLKRVRELCCEFNILLILDEVAVGLGRTGMLFGFEHAGVVPDIVCLGKTLTAGYLTLSATVTTRKIGNQISIGPDGCFMHGQTYMANPLACAVASENLSILMEGKWKSQVCQIETQLKKELLPLLEHPIVADVRILGAIGVVEVMKRVDVEDLQERFVKAGAWIRPFNNIIYILPPYIITSQELTILTEAIKYVLDFI; from the coding sequence ATGTGTGAGCATCAATTAACCCAAGAAGATCTcgaatttgataaaaagCACATTTGGCACCCATACACATCTATAATCACTCCATTGAAAGTATACCCTGTTAGCAAAGCTGAGGGCTCTTACTTGTATCTCGATGATGGTAGTAAGGTAGTGGACGGTATGGCAAGTTGGTGGTGTGTTCAGCAAGGGTATAACAACCCTAGGTTAAATGCGGCCGCCATTTCGCAGATTAACAAAATGTCCCATGTGATGTTTGGTGGGATTACTCATAAGCCTGCCATAGATTTTTGTAGAAAGTTGCTATCCTTATTGCCAGACGACTTGGAATGCGCTTTATTAGCCGATTCCGGTTCTATCTCTGTCGACATTGCAATGAAAATGGCTTTACGGTACCATAATTCATTAGGGTATAcgtcaaaaaaaaggttcCTAACCATTAAGAAGGGATACCACGGTGATGCGTTTGGGGCCGTGTCGGTTTGCGATCCAGTCAATTCCAGACACAGTGCATACAACGGATTCCTCGCTGAGAACATATTCTGTAAAGCACCAGAGATCCGGtttgactgttctgaaGAGGATGTTGAGCAATTGGTCGAGGAGCTCGATGTGAAACCATTTGCGAGACTTATCGAGGACAACCATAACGAAATTTCCGGTGTTGTGATGGAGAGCATTGTGCAAGGCGCAGGCGGTCTAAGAATGTACCATCCGTATTTCTTGAAGCGTGTCCGTGAACTCTGCTGCGAGTTCAACATTTTACTGATCCTCGACGAGGTTGCAGTGGGTCTTGGAAGAACAGGCATGCTCTTTGGATTCGAACATGCAGGAGTAGTGCCAGACATAGTATGTTTAGGGAAGACGTTGACAGCTGGGTACTTGACGCTATCTGCGACTGTCACTACCAGAAAGATTGGCAATCAAATCTCCATTGGACCTGACGGCTGCTTCATGCATGGCCAAACCTATATGGCCAATCCACTGGCATGCGCCGTTGCAAGTGAAAACTTGTCAATTTTGATGGAGGGCAAATGGAAATCTCAAGTTTGCCAAATAGAAACTCAGTTGAAAAAGGAGCTCTTGCCCTTGTTAGAGCATCCTATTGTAGCTGATGTAAGAATTCTAGGAGCTATAGGTGTCGTGGAAGTCATGAAGCGTGTGGATGTCGAAGATTTACAGGAGCGATTTGTCAAGGCAGGAGCATGGATTAGACCTTTCAACAATATAATCTACATTCTCCCTCCCTATATAATCACTTCTCAAGAGTTGACCATCTTAACAGAAGCTATTAAGTATGTGCTTGACTTTATTTAA
- the SKDI05G2730 gene encoding phytanoyl-CoA dioxygenase family protein, whose amino-acid sequence MNTTSTMNTKSLNFYEPYEIDGQKYITMAKKDDLGAYEPGLTQEAFTARDKSDYADITQKLEKYGVCVIPNFIDPSKCDEILEEIDPHFYRYSSWQGSPFPKETTVVTRSVLHSPIILKDVVSNGLFCDMASHFLDEQNYFMTGNVIRKCSSGIQLNSGIVYKVGAGAANQGYHREDHIHHTIHQACERFQYGKETLFGVGVAFTDMNKLNGATRVIVGSHLWGPHDSCGNFDKRLEFHVEAAKGDAVLFLGSLYHAASANQTLKDRIAGYFFMSQGYLKQEENLHFGTDLEFFKDMSLNNLQLLGLRTGEPYCGHIDYKSPGHLANPELFENENETENGYYGETIKVTYNDK is encoded by the coding sequence ATGAATACAACAAGTACAATGAACACAAAATCACTCAACTTTTATGAGCCGTATGAAATTGATGGTCAGAAGTATATTACTATGGCAAAAAAGGATGATCTTGGAGCATATGAGCCTGGCCTAACGCAAGAAGCATTCACAGCCAGAGACAAGTCGGATTATGCCGACATTACGCAAAAGCTAGAAAAATACGGCGTTTGCGTAATCCCAAACTTCATAGATCCCTCAAAGTGTGATGAAATACTGGAGGAAATCGACCCGCATTTCTATAGGTACAGCTCATGGCAGGGTTCGCCCTTTCCGAAGGAAACTACGGTCGTGACAAGGTCCGTACTCCACTCGCCCATCATCTTAAAGGATGTTGTATCCAACGGGTTGTTCTGTGACATGGCAAGCCATTTTCTAGACGAGCAAAATTACTTCATGACTGGAAATGTCATCAGAAAATGTTCTAGTGGTATTCAACTCAACTCTGGTATTGTGTACAAGGTTGGGGCTGGCGCTGCAAACCAGGGCTATCACCGAGAAGATCACATCCACCATACTATCCATCAAGCATGTGAACGATTTCAATACGGAAAGGAAACATTATTCGGGGTAGGTGTTGCTTTCACAGATATGAACAAACTCAACGGGGCTACCCGTGTAATTGTTGGTTCCCACTTATGGGGTCCACACGATTCCTGCGGCAACTTCGATAAGAGGTTGGAATTTCATGTGGAGGCTGCAAAGGGCGAtgctgttttatttttgggcAGCCTCTACCATGCAGCCAGCGCGAATCAAACTTTGAAGGATAGAATTGctggatattttttcatgtcTCAGGGCTATttaaaacaagaagaaaacctTCACTTCGGAACagatcttgaatttttcaaggataTGTCGCTGAACAATTTGCAACTCTTGGGACTCAGGACTGGCGAGCCATATTGCGGGCATATAGACTACAAGAGCCCAGGACATCTTGCCAATCCTGAGCTGTTTGAGAATGAGAATGAGACTGAGAATGGATATTATGGGGAGACTATCAAAGTTACTTATAATGATAAGTGA